The sequence TAAAACCTTTTCTCACCTCATCAGCCTCTTGATTCCGTATATTATCATGTCATGTCTGATGCAGCTGTTTGAGCAATGTCGGAATCTGGCCACAGCCAGCCAGGCGTGTATGGTCAGGGGCGGAGGAGGCGCCGACGCCGGGACAGGGATCCCATAGGACCGGGACAAAATCTCTCGGGTCCGAGCCGTGATCGCGAGTATGTGCCTAGAGAACGCAGAGTAAGAACGTCAACCTATTTGAAAGAGTGATAGATGATAAGttttagatcagtggttcttgGTTGACAGTAATGATTGCCTTCCCCTTGCGTAGGATGGTAGTGAGGATCCACCGGGACCACTTCTTCAGAAGACCCCCATAATTCTCGCGAAACCCCCTGGAGAAAGGGTTGGTAATGTTTCTGCAATCCATCTGAAATCGAACagtctctcttcctcatcccacCAAATATGTATTGTTATGAAGTGCCATTTTTTGCTCAGGCAAGTTTTCCTTTAGCCATTTGCCGATGTAGCCAATCGGGCCTGTACACTGAAAAGTTCCGTCTCTCTTGGCTGCTATTTTAGAGCAAGCAGAGTCAGAATGTTCCAGTTGGTGGCGCTCCATCCCTTGAGAAACCCATCATGCTTATGAAGAGCAGGGAGGAGGCTGGTAAACCCGGGACCCCGCCAGATACCGGCCCACCCGTGACCGGTACTGGAGCTGCCAAGCTGGAGAGGGAAGGCCAGCGCCCAACCCAGCCCGTGTATCAAATCCAGAACAGGGGCATGGGAGCAGCAGCCTCCAGTGCTGCAGTGGACCGTGAGTGCAGTAGTTGCCTTGTGTTGCCTTGTGTTAACCATGATGTGTGCCCTCTTCGAGACCTTGTAAATATCATCCGTACCTCTAACCCTACTTTTGATGCAATGTCAGTGTTATTCGGATGCTGTTTTATGGAACaacataaagtgaaatattgGCATAGTAGCATCATGTGGGTACACTGAATGACTGTATTGGAACTGGCAATGTGTCATGCAGTGAAGTGTTCAGAATGCAATTTACTGAAGGTTACTACGTAATACCTACAGCtggtctctgtatgtgtgttgtgttctctGCAGCTGTGATTGGCCAGACAAAGTTGCTTCCGCCGGAGAGAATGAAGCACAGTATTAAGTTGGTGGACGATCAGATGAACTGGTGTGACAGTGCCATGGAGGTAAGTTTTGCTTTTACACAGCAAATGAGTGATCGTCATTCAACTAGACAGCAGGGTTTTCCTGGACCACAGGCATTAGGCAGCACACAGCCATGCGTGAAAGAGTTTTGGGTGATTACACTACAGACATCGTGCATCTGTTATACCTGGCTGATTACACTACAGACATCGTGCATCTGTTATACCTGGCTGATTACACTACAGACATCGTGCATCTGTTATACCTGGCTGATTACACTACAGACATCGTGCATCTGTTATACCTGGCTGATTACACTACAGACATCGTGCATCTGTTATACCTGGCTGATTACACTACAGACATCGTGCATCTGTTATACCTGGCTGACATTGTGCATCTGTTATACCTGGCTGACATCGTGCATCTGTTATACCTGGCTGTGTTCCTCTCAGTACCTGCGCGATCAGACGGACATGCTTGTGGTTGGGGTCCTGGGGCTTCAAGGGACCGGCAAGTCGACAATCATGTCTCTCCTGTCGGCTAATACTCCCGAGGAGGatcagaggtttgtgtgtgtgtgtgttccactcttgttgtttttgtcttgtGATCTTTGTTTTGTCTATACTGGCTTGTTTCCTTTTTATATTGTGTTAATCTCAACTTTAGTTACCTGATGTTTCTTCACGGTCTATACTCGAGATCTAAAACTCTACAGAATATTGTTTTCTACTTGTGAGAGAAAAGCAAGAAACCCAAGTTTTACATACTGAACATATTCTAAACCCTACTTCATGACCAACATCATCTTGTTCATATCAGCCATAATTCATAATTTTCTGATCTCTGAGCATACCCCTTTCTTCATCCTGGGTCAGAGCAGTGGGGTTTGATCTGGCCATGCTAACAGTAGTGCCTCTGCCCTGTGTTCGTTCTGCAGAGCGTACGTGTTCAGGGCTCAAACCCAGGAGAtcaaggagagaggggggaaccAGAGCAGCGGCATTGACTTCTACATAACCCAGGAGCGAGTCATCTTCCTGGACACACAGGTGAGACCCCGGGCCCTGCTGTGTGGAGGTTCCAATAGGGGGGGCGTCTGAAGTTTGGCAGTGGCATGACAGTCAGTtagaaccatagactgtatatagaactggacagtgtggctgcattcagcagtgttctatggaattgaagccgctgaggcgacgccatcttggaaaatttggaccGCACACTCTTCAGTTCTATATAAACAGTCTATGGTTAGAACAGCACTAGTCAGTTGCACTAGTGATTTATACAAAGCTGTACAAGATATGCATAAAAACTTTACTAACATCTAATGATTGGTCGTATCGAAGTGTTTTATTAGAACACTTAAATCATCAACCTCAAAAAAGCGGTACAATGGAAATATACAGGGTAAGTAGAAAACTGCATTTTTAACCACTGACTAGGCTGAAAAGTGACTACAAGACCCACATGTAGTCGGGGATTTTGAGAACGACAAAAAGCTGACGGCCAATCAGAATCTATCAAACTTAAGTCATCACATTCATCACAGTGAGGAGAGAGTCTCCTTATTGTTGGTCAGTGTAGACGTTCATGTTGCTATAGTTACAGTTATCTTATTCTTATGTGTCTGTTTACAGGGCACAGTCAGTGTCTTGCTTACTTCTTTGTTCGGGTCTCAAATGTAGGCTCTCATTAGGTCCCTACTAGACGAGTATCACATGATTTGACAACCGACACTGAATCAATTAGTAGGCACTGAATGAGATGCTACTGTTGCTTTAACAGCCTTTAAAATGGTTCCCTCAGCCcatgtttttttctctaaaCAGAGGTACATTGCAAGTAGTTATGGGTATAGCATTACCCGTGATCATAAATATGTATATAATTAACTTCTTTGGTTTCAGATCAGTAAAATTAACATTTGCACTTTTGTGTGAAACTCTGTTGTGTACAGTATTCACAAGTTGACCTAAATTGGTGTAGAAAGGACATTTTGTGTTCATAACGAGCTCTACACCACTACAGTTTCTTCAGCTCAGCTACTATGGGTCAGGCATTAGTTGGGTAGATGGTGTAGGTCAGGCGGGTATCACATTCTTAATGAGTATTGATATTCCCAGTAGTGTTCTGCCTCATGGATTGCGGTCACCTCCAACAACATTTATGTGTCTGTCCACAGCCTATTATGAGCCCGTCCATTTTAGATCACCTGATCAACAATGACCGCAAACTTCCCCCAGAATACAGCCTCCCTCACACCTATGTGGAGATGCAGGTATGTGGCCCGCCAGCAAAGGATGGCATTGCACCACATACTGCATCTATTAACCCTTGCTGTGTCCTTTGGACACCCAACTTTAATCATAACATTAGCGGACCTTACACCCTTGTTTACTgtgtgaacatattttaatacatcgtacacacacatatctgtgcaCACATTGGTACTGAAGTTGTCTTTGTTTTTCTGATTGCTGATCCCCCACCCTCTCCTGTGTCTCGCCCCGTCCAGTCACTTCAGATCGCTGCCTtcctgttcactgtgtgccacGTGGTCATCGTTCTTCAGGACTGGTTCACTGACATCAACATTTACAGGTCTTGTCTCTTCATGTCTCCGATGGGTTAATGAAATGAACATTCACAAGAAGAGCCAGGATGAGCCATATAACTCTATGTAACTGGCTTAAACTGTAATGTTATCCACACAACACAAAAGTATAACCTCTATCCAGACAGGCAAGTAGAGGATGATGCCTCCTGTTTCTTGATTGGGTGGTCAAGTGAATGATGCGGGagttactcactcactcactcactctctctctctctctctctctctctctctctctctctctctctctcattctcacaggTTCCTGCAGACAGCTGAGATGCTGAAGCCCTCTACACCGTCCGCTAGCCACGACAGCACTGGATCCTCAGGAAACGATGAGGGCTCGGAGTATTACCCCCACATAGGTTAGCTGAGAACGGCACACGTCCccaacaaaaacacactcactcatttgggatggttaaagctgcagttggcaggtctgacagattgaggggactctcagcccctcccccactaccactgaGCACCTTCTCATCGAGTTGGTGcttgtcagtgcgcaccagactgtgattgacagtcagatctcacacagccctctGATTAGACCAGAAGAAacaggagctgtggatttttgcaaaacaaataacaggctctaggtggaggtagaagtgcgggttcttttctaaaaccggctaatttatgttgttctgtcggagcatagtgtcggtttcagtgaatatgatcaaaaaaatcttgccaactgcagctttaagattTCAATTAGTCGACTACTCTAAAAGTAAGAAAACCGGGTCAAAACCGGGCAGATTTTATTTCTTTGATTAAATATGAAAATTCCAATTTGACTGCCCTCAAAAAATCAATAACTGTGGGAACAGCACATTGTTACACATATGCGTGTAGTAGGGCTGCCCAGTTAATTGAATTAAAATCGCAATCTCAATCCACACCTATATACAATCAAAGTTTATTTTCATACTCGGTGTCCTTAATGTACACCTGCATCCACCTCATGAAATGCGCTTGTTTTCCCGTTTTTTGGTTTTCTGGAACAGTTTTCCTTCAGAACAAGGCTCGGAGGGAGGAGTTCTGCCCCCGGAACCTGAAGAAGATGCACATGACTGTGGACAAACTGATGGCTCACTCCCATCTGAAGTACAAAGGTAAAATCAAAGCACACCACTGACAGTTGACATGTggaatgtatgtctgtgtgcatgttaaGAATGAATATCTCATCAATAATGAAGAATCAATCTCTGtcataatgttatttatatgttgttgttgtcctgaaaacacaacacttctgctgctcttacataacttgcaccactatgccactttctttcttacttaggtcaaacagaactacccaagccttttattggcctgactttgcactagtattttattgactgtctatgcacaatttcaaccaaaactttgctgctcttattttttcattattatatgtgccctcttatttacttacttttttgtttacttgaatgttatgtttgtctgtggacttaaattggtaaaatatgtcttgtcttcaccgtgggatagtgagaaacgtaatttcgatctctttgtatgtctggaacatgtgaagaaattgacaataaagctgactttgactttgactttgatagcACGTAGTACTGTCAATACTTTCACATATTGTGCGAATTAATAATTGTTCTGATTACTGTCAATGATAACCATGTTAATTGTGGTCAGAGGACTAGTGCCaaggtcctgtgtgtgtctagatAGATGCCGTATTttctggactataagtcacactttttttcatagtttgaccggtcctgcgactcaggtgcaacatatatatatattatatatatgtttttttcctcttcatgaaacattttttgactggtgcgacttacaCTCCgttgcgacttatagtccggaaaatacggtagatagattctttctttctttctttctaataTAAGTATCCACTGCACAaaagagacagtagaagataaaaaaaaaatactaagatactaaatactaaaaatctaaaaaaactaaatcaaaATCAACTAAATcaatcatgtgtatgtgtgtctgtgtctgtctgtctctcaggcaCCCTGTCTATGCTGGACTGTAACATCTTCCCCGGCCTGGGCCGAGACTACCTGGAGACCGAGGTGAACCTGTTCCTCCTGCCCATGCAGGACAGCGATGGGGAGGACACCTTAACCAGAGCAGGTAGGTGTctgtcctccttctcctcctccaacaTCCCATGGGTAAATCCTGCCAGATTGATCGATTGATTTTCTTCAtggattagatagatagatagatagatagatagatagatagatagatacttatagatagatattgatccccaggggaaattcaagacataCGATTAACATACGATGTAACGGAagagatggttatggttatggatttagcagacacctttgtccaaagcgacacataaatacaaaacaacataataatatttaaaattgaacagggaacacattagaatgttggtcaaatataataataCTGTATAATATATAATAGAGATCCACAGGACAATacggcatatatatatatatatactgtatttaaaAGCACTTTTTTCAAACATGGTCCTATGAGCTgttcagacaaaaacaaaaaaaaaaccacagtCAACAAATCATTCAATTAACCAGAGGGATTTCTGTTTGCCAAAATAAATGAGTCACCATTGGAGTGAATGAAAAGCTGAAATTAAATCCTTTGGTCGCTCCTGAAATGGCTGTGCATCCTGCTGCCGAAGTGTGAGGCGTGATCTTTTGTCTGTTGTGGATTTGGTTAGACTTAACTGAGGAAGTTAGTTGATGTTCTCGGTGTGATTTTGTGATTGGGCTTTGGGGTCAATTTCATAGTATGAGGTATCAGGTGAGAGAATATGACTCTTATCACCTGAATAGGCTTAGAGAAACAGCCTAAGCTCATGACAACGTAATGTTACCTGAGTGGCCAACCTGTGAGTGTGACCTGTGGCGTTACCTTTGTGtctgttcctcctctccctcttccaggTTCGGCGTCGGGCACCGGTGGGGCTCCCCTCTTCTCCCTGCTGCCCGGGTACAGGGGCCACCCCACCTTCTCCTCTCAGGTGGCCAAGCTGCGCAGCCAGGTGCTGGCCATGTCTCGCAGCCAGCTGTCCCACACCATCCTCACCGAGAAGAATTGGTAAGGAGTGCAGAGATgtactgtctctctcctccaatGCGAAGCATCCAGACAGGGCCTTTTTGAGCTTGTAGTTAAAGACCACATGGTTATTTTATCGGTGGGAATGGTAGGTTTGTTTTGGTGGATGGGAGGTGTTTTTGGTGTGGTCATTGGTGCACTTACCTgtgttctttctgtgtgtgttgtgtgtgtgtgtgcgtgtatgtgtttacTGCTTCTAAAAGGTTCCACTACGCGGCACGGATCTGGGATGGTGTAAAGAAGTCGTCCGCCCT is a genomic window of Alosa sapidissima isolate fAloSap1 chromosome 10, fAloSap1.pri, whole genome shotgun sequence containing:
- the smg9 gene encoding protein SMG9, producing the protein MSESGHSQPGVYGQGRRRRRRRDRDPIGPGQNLSGPSRDREYVPRERRDGSEDPPGPLLQKTPIILAKPPGERSKQSQNVPVGGAPSLEKPIMLMKSREEAGKPGTPPDTGPPVTGTGAAKLEREGQRPTQPVYQIQNRGMGAAASSAAVDPVIGQTKLLPPERMKHSIKLVDDQMNWCDSAMEYLRDQTDMLVVGVLGLQGTGKSTIMSLLSANTPEEDQRAYVFRAQTQEIKERGGNQSSGIDFYITQERVIFLDTQPIMSPSILDHLINNDRKLPPEYSLPHTYVEMQSLQIAAFLFTVCHVVIVLQDWFTDINIYRFLQTAEMLKPSTPSASHDSTGSSGNDEGSEYYPHIVFLQNKARREEFCPRNLKKMHMTVDKLMAHSHLKYKGTLSMLDCNIFPGLGRDYLETEVNLFLLPMQDSDGEDTLTRAGSASGTGGAPLFSLLPGYRGHPTFSSQVAKLRSQVLAMSRSQLSHTILTEKNWFHYAARIWDGVKKSSALSEYSRLLS